From Arcobacter arenosus:
CCGTTCCAGCAACACCTGGAGCATTAATTAAAATAGATGAAGTTGAACCTCCAAAAATCGCTCCATAATAAACACCTGCAATTAGGATTAACCCTGAAGAGGGATCCATCCCATAAGTAATAGGAATCATTAAAGCAATTGCAGAAATTGGTCCTAGACCTGGAAGCATCCCAATAAATGTCCCAGCAAAACATCCTACGGCAACCATCAAAATATTATACATTGAAAGGGCAGTTGTAAGCCCTTGCATTACACCATCTAACATTACTCAACTCCCATAAAATATTCTACTACCATTCCTGGATCAATATAAACACCTAAAACATTGTTTAATAATAAATAAAATCCTACCGATACACCCACTGATATTAATAATACTCTTTTTATATTTCTCTCTTGTAAGATAATAAACCCTGCGGCTAGGAATAAAATAGTTGCAATAATAAACCCTAAAGTTCTAATTGTATATCCATAAAAAATCATTACTATTACAAAATATCCTACGGTTTTAAAATCTAAACTTTTTAAATAATCCATTGATAAAAAGTCTTTATCTTTATTTAAAAGTGATAAAACTAAAAGTAGAAGTGAGACAACTATCCCTGTAATTCCTAAATAAAAAGGAAAAGTTGAAGGTGTCATAACTTCCCATTCAGCCCCTGGCATCTCTTTAATGCTAAACACATTAAAAAAGTAAAAAGATGAAAAAGCTAAAAAGAATATTGAGCCTATTACATTTTTTGTCATTTTGTAGTCCTAAAAATAGTCCCTGTTTTTTGGGACCTTTATATTGTTGACTTCCTTTAAGAAGCAAATCCTAAAAAGAATAAAAGTTGTTCTTTTTAGGATTGTATGTAAAGTTATTTATTATAAGAAACCTAGTTCTTTCATAAGGTCTGAAATAACCTTTTCTTGATTTAGTAAGAAAGCTTCAAATTCTTTTCCTGGTTTATAAAGATTTCCCCAACCATTTCTTTTTCTAACAGTTTCCCATTCAGGAGTTTTATACATATCACCTAATACCTTTACAAAAGTATCAACTTTTTCTTGTGGTAAATTTGGCGCACCAAAGAATCCTCTCCAGTTTGCAAAATATGCATCTACACCCATTTCTTTAAAACTTGGAATTCCATCAACACCTTCATCAGAAGTGATACCAATAATTTTTACTTCACCTTTTTTGTGTTTTTCTAAAACTTCACCAAGCCCAGTTGAAAGAACATCAACCTCACCAGTTAAAAGACCAGCTAATGCTTTTCCACCTGCATCATAAGGTACATATCTAACTGCTTTTGGATTTCCACCCGCTGCTTTAAAAATTTGTGCGGCTACTAAATGGTCCATAGAACCCCTTGAACTACCACCTGCAACTTTTACTTTTCTAGGGTTTTTATCAAATTCAGCTTTTAAATCAGCCCAAGATTGGTATTTTGAATCTGGTCTTACAACTAAAGCACCAAAATCTGCTACAACAGAAGAAACTAATGTTAAGTCTCTAAATGATTGTGGAAAAACACCTTGTAAAGACCTAATTACAATTGGTGTTGAGTTTACCATCAAAGTATCTTCTTGTTTTTTTGCTGTCTCAATAATATAAGCAATGGCTTTACCACCACCTCCACCAGACATATTTTCAAATGATGTTTCTTGAACTAATCCAGAGTTTTTAAGTGCTTCACCAACACCTCTAGCAGTACCATCCCATCCACCACCAGCTCCACCTGGAATTAGAAAGTGGATTTTTTCAACACTTGATGCAATTGCACCAGTTGCTAAACCACCAACTAAAAGTGCACTCATAGTAAGATTTTTGCAAAGTTTTAAACCAAATTTTGTCATTGTCTTTTCCTTTTTTTTAGATATGAGATTAGTTTATGTTAAAAAAATGTAAAAAAAATAAAATGTAAAAAAAATTTATATAAAGGCTAAAGAGACTATAAATAGGACTCTACAGCTATATTTTACCGAAAAATATTTTTTCAAAAAACTAAAATAAGTGTAAAAAAGTATAGATTATGTAAAATACTAGAATAAAAGAAATAAATATAAAAGAGATTAAGATGAGTATAGAAAAAAGGTTTTTACAAAAAGCAATTGAGGATAGAAATCTTATCAGCTTTACATATGAAGGAGAGTCACATAAAGAGGTTAGACCTTTGATTATGAGTGATGAAAAAATTACTTGTAATGTGGGAAATTTTGAGATTGGGAAGATTAAAAAACTTATTGTTTTGAAGGAGAGATTTTAGATATTTTTTCTAAATACTCTTTCTCAACTTCTTTAAATAAATCATCATAATAATTTACTAATTCTTTTTTACTATTTATTTCCATAATAGCTAAAATACATTGTCTAACATATTCATACAATTCTAAAACTTTTTTATCCATCTCATTTTTATCAAGAAATTCATCTCCGTGGACTATATTATTTCTAAGTGGAATAAAATCATCAACCGCTTTATGTATTTTTCCTCTATTATTTTCTTTTTGTAAAAGTTTTCCAATCCATTTAATATAAGTAGCTAATTTTTTATCTTGTTCTTTTTTAAACATAGCTTCAATAGCAATCATTAAAGTTACAAAAACTTGTTCAGAATTTAAAAAAGTTTTTGCTAATTGAAGATAATCAATAGATTGTTTTATTATTCTAGAATATTGATTTAGCTTTTCTGTATTTAATCCGTAAACTCTTAGTAAAACACTTTCAAACTGATTAAAATCTTCTTTTTTTAATCTCATCAAACGAAAATCAACTAAGGGTGAAAAACTATATGGTTTTTCATGAGGAGTATGAACTTGAAAACCATTAAAAAAATTTGTGTTTCCTTCATGAAATGGTAAACTTAGATATAAATTATTTTCTTTACTAATATATTTGTAATATCCTAATCCATAAGGCAAAATCAAATTTAATGTTTCAAGAATACTTCTTAGTATCACTGAATAATTAAACTTTTTTTCATTTTCTTCAAAACTTTTTATATCATCAACTTCATTACTAAAATATTGTGTTTCAAAATCTATCACCAATAAAGTTTTGGATTCCGAATAACGATAAATTGTTTCTTGTTTTTTAACTAAATCAAAAAGTTCATATACTAACTTTTTATCCTCAGTATCAAAAACTTTTAACCATTCATCATAATGATTTTTTCCCTCTTCATATGTCTGAAGATTAATTTTAAATTTTATATTGGAGAATTCATTTTCATAATGGAATTCTTTCATTCTTAAAATATTATAAATAGGAAAAATATATTTAGTTCTAAAAGTATTCATTTTATTATTTAAATATGTTCTTTCCAACAAGGAAACCTGAAGCCCAAGCAAACTGTAGATTATATCCACCACGGTTTCCAACTATATCAAGTACTTCTCCAGCTAAATAAAGCCCTTTACACTTCTTACTCTCATATGTTTTACTATCCACCTCATCAGTTCTAATACCACCGCCACTTGCTTCTGCATATTTAAACCCTTGGGTATCAGTTACTTTCATTCGTAAGTTTATTAGTGAATTAACAATTGCTCTTATTTGTTTTGCATTTATATCTTTTGCTTTTAAATCTTTATCTATATTGTTCATTTCAAATATTACAGGGGCAAGTTTATTTGAGATAATACCTGTTAGAAGTTCACAGGCATTTTGATTTGGTAGAGATTTAAACAATGATTCAATCATCCCTAAAACTTCATTTCTATTTTGTTTAGGAAATAAATTTATCGAGATTTGTACATCTTGATATAAAGATAAAGGATAAACTGCATATTGAGAAATATCAAGTATTGCAAAACCACTAACTCCATATTTAGTAAATAAAACATCTCCAAAGATTTCATTCTCTTTTTGACCATCTATAAAT
This genomic window contains:
- a CDS encoding tripartite tricarboxylate transporter substrate binding protein; the protein is MTKFGLKLCKNLTMSALLVGGLATGAIASSVEKIHFLIPGGAGGGWDGTARGVGEALKNSGLVQETSFENMSGGGGGKAIAYIIETAKKQEDTLMVNSTPIVIRSLQGVFPQSFRDLTLVSSVVADFGALVVRPDSKYQSWADLKAEFDKNPRKVKVAGGSSRGSMDHLVAAQIFKAAGGNPKAVRYVPYDAGGKALAGLLTGEVDVLSTGLGEVLEKHKKGEVKIIGITSDEGVDGIPSFKEMGVDAYFANWRGFFGAPNLPQEKVDTFVKVLGDMYKTPEWETVRKRNGWGNLYKPGKEFEAFLLNQEKVISDLMKELGFL
- a CDS encoding HEPN domain-containing protein, encoding MERTYLNNKMNTFRTKYIFPIYNILRMKEFHYENEFSNIKFKINLQTYEEGKNHYDEWLKVFDTEDKKLVYELFDLVKKQETIYRYSESKTLLVIDFETQYFSNEVDDIKSFEENEKKFNYSVILRSILETLNLILPYGLGYYKYISKENNLYLSLPFHEGNTNFFNGFQVHTPHEKPYSFSPLVDFRLMRLKKEDFNQFESVLLRVYGLNTEKLNQYSRIIKQSIDYLQLAKTFLNSEQVFVTLMIAIEAMFKKEQDKKLATYIKWIGKLLQKENNRGKIHKAVDDFIPLRNNIVHGDEFLDKNEMDKKVLELYEYVRQCILAIMEINSKKELVNYYDDLFKEVEKEYLEKISKISPSKQ
- a CDS encoding tripartite tricarboxylate transporter TctB family protein, which gives rise to MTKNVIGSIFFLAFSSFYFFNVFSIKEMPGAEWEVMTPSTFPFYLGITGIVVSLLLLVLSLLNKDKDFLSMDYLKSLDFKTVGYFVIVMIFYGYTIRTLGFIIATILFLAAGFIILQERNIKRVLLISVGVSVGFYLLLNNVLGVYIDPGMVVEYFMGVE